Proteins found in one Streptococcus iniae genomic segment:
- a CDS encoding type B 50S ribosomal protein L31 — protein MRKDIHPDYRPVVFLDTTTGYQFLSGSTKNSKETVEFEGETYPLIRVEISSDSHPFYTGRQKFTQADGRVDRFNKKYGLKDENAAK, from the coding sequence ATGAGAAAAGACATTCATCCAGATTATCGTCCAGTTGTATTTTTAGATACAACTACAGGTTACCAGTTCCTTAGCGGTTCTACTAAGAACAGCAAAGAAACTGTTGAGTTTGAAGGGGAAACTTACCCATTAATCCGTGTAGAAATTTCTTCAGATTCACACCCATTCTATACTGGACGTCAAAAATTCACTCAAGCAGACGGACGCGTGGATCGTTTCAACAAAAAATACGGTCTCAAAGACGAAAACGCTGCAAAATAA
- a CDS encoding zinc ABC transporter substrate-binding protein AdcA has protein sequence MKKNILLMTGLVGLTSALQLSQAQEVMAADKKIKVVTTFYPVYEFTKHVVGNEGDVSLLMKAGVEPHDFEPSTKDVKKIQDADALVYMDDNMETWIPKVKKSTKSGKVEYIEGTGDMLLVAGSEDGHAHEESDKKDDHDHKDHDHEGHSHAYDPHVWLSPYRSISVVESISQQLAKKHPEKAEAFKANAKAYIEELKKLDKEYSDTLSAAKQKSFVTQHAAFGYLALDYGLNQISINGVSAESEPSAKRLAELSKYVQKYDIKYIYFEENASSKVAKTLAKEAGVSSEVLNPLEGLTEKEMKTGQDYLTVMRKNLKSLTLTTEREGKEIMAEEDKTKTVYNGYFKDNAVKDRKLSDWSGNWQSVYPFLQDGTLDQVMDYKAKKSKGQMTAQEFKDYYTIGYKTDVNKIKIDGKKNTITFERDGQKKTLTYKYSGKKILTYKKGNRGVRFLFEAKEKDAGEFKYIQFSDHAIAPGKAEHFHIYWGGESHDKLLEEMEHWPTYYGSDLSGRQIAQEINAH, from the coding sequence ATGAAAAAAAATATTTTGTTAATGACTGGTTTGGTCGGTTTGACATCAGCTCTTCAACTGAGTCAAGCGCAAGAAGTTATGGCAGCTGACAAAAAAATCAAAGTGGTGACAACCTTTTACCCTGTTTATGAATTTACAAAACATGTTGTAGGTAATGAAGGAGACGTTAGTCTACTGATGAAAGCAGGAGTAGAGCCACACGATTTTGAACCATCAACAAAAGACGTTAAAAAAATTCAAGATGCTGATGCTTTAGTCTACATGGATGATAATATGGAAACATGGATTCCTAAAGTTAAAAAATCAACAAAATCTGGTAAAGTTGAGTATATCGAAGGTACTGGAGACATGCTTTTAGTAGCTGGTTCAGAAGATGGACATGCTCATGAAGAGTCTGATAAAAAAGATGATCACGATCATAAAGATCATGATCACGAGGGGCATTCACATGCCTATGATCCACACGTTTGGTTATCACCTTATCGTAGTATCTCAGTTGTTGAATCCATTTCTCAGCAATTAGCTAAAAAACATCCTGAAAAAGCAGAAGCTTTCAAAGCTAATGCTAAGGCATATATTGAAGAGTTAAAAAAATTAGACAAAGAATATAGTGATACACTTTCTGCAGCTAAGCAAAAAAGTTTTGTAACACAACATGCAGCTTTTGGCTATTTAGCTTTAGATTATGGCTTGAATCAGATTTCAATTAATGGTGTGTCAGCTGAAAGTGAACCGTCAGCGAAACGTTTAGCAGAATTATCAAAATATGTTCAAAAATATGATATCAAATACATTTATTTTGAAGAAAATGCATCAAGTAAAGTTGCTAAAACCTTAGCAAAAGAAGCAGGTGTTTCCTCAGAAGTTTTAAATCCTTTAGAGGGTCTCACTGAAAAAGAAATGAAAACTGGTCAAGATTACTTAACGGTGATGCGTAAAAACTTAAAATCTTTAACCTTAACAACAGAACGTGAAGGTAAAGAAATTATGGCCGAAGAAGATAAAACTAAGACTGTTTATAACGGCTACTTTAAAGATAATGCTGTGAAAGACCGCAAGTTATCTGACTGGTCGGGTAACTGGCAATCAGTTTACCCATTCTTACAAGATGGAACATTAGACCAAGTAATGGATTATAAGGCTAAGAAATCTAAAGGTCAAATGACTGCCCAAGAATTCAAAGACTATTATACTATTGGCTATAAAACAGATGTTAATAAGATCAAAATTGATGGTAAAAAGAATACTATTACATTTGAACGTGATGGTCAAAAGAAAACACTTACTTATAAGTATTCTGGTAAGAAAATTCTAACGTATAAAAAAGGTAATCGTGGTGTTCGCTTCTTGTTTGAAGCAAAAGAAAAAGATGCTGGTGAATTCAAATACATTCAATTCAGTGATCATGCGATTGCTCCTGGAAAAGCTGAACACTTCCATATTTATTGGGGTGGAGAAAGCCATGACAAACTTTTAGAAGAAATGGAGCATTGGCCAACCTACTATGGTTCAGACTTGAGTGGTCGTCAAATCGCCCAAGAAATTAATGCCCATTAA